One window from the genome of Musa acuminata AAA Group cultivar baxijiao chromosome BXJ1-4, Cavendish_Baxijiao_AAA, whole genome shotgun sequence encodes:
- the LOC135668840 gene encoding uncharacterized protein LOC135668840 yields the protein MIPFGSSPLAPPPLMSPPRRGRDGGRILRPPVLELSPSPEPPSPELIPKDAVPYHYEACPLCNKVKGNFSTTERFTAKYTGVAIMLMVSKKLKKHITSPALHEAAQTWTTALDGRANLKAGKDMVENTQIGDLYQRIEMAVEESTRKALRREEKNGRDYRKRKNSN from the exons ATGATTCCTTTTGGCTCTTCGCCGCTTGCGCCGCCGCCTCTTATGTCACCACCTCGACGCGGTCGAGATGGCGGCCGTATCCTCCGCCCGCCAGTGCTGGAGCTCTCTCCTTCTCCTGAGCCGCCATCTCCCGAGTTGATACCCAAGGATGCCGTCCCCTACCACTACGAGGCCTGCCCCCTCTGTAACAAGGTCAaag GAAACTTTAGCACTACGGAGAGATTCACCGCAAAATATACTGGAGTTGCAATCATGCTCATGGTGTCCAAGAAGCTGAAGAAGCATATAACATCACCAGCTCTACATGAAGCTGCACAAACATGGACCACAGCTCTCGATGGCAGAG CCAACCTAAAGGCCGGCAAAGACATGGTGGAGAACACTCAAATTGGTGATCTGTACCAGAGGATCGAAATGGCTGTTGAAGAGTCTACAAGGAAAGCACTGAGACGAGAGGAAAAGAATGGTAGAGattacagaaaaagaaaaaactcgaATTAA
- the LOC135672629 gene encoding phytosulfokine receptor 1-like gives MRASPTYPCNCILLLLLFLFYLETGATNVHDQSCSPSDLRALYAFARSLDRGIRDWPAANSTRCCGWPGVRCALFSLSAVRVAGLDLSGKGLEGVLSPSLAGLDKLTFLNLSSNSFRGSIPPELLRLKLLEVLDLSSNHLSGELPPGIGNLSNLSRLVVSSNGFTGNIPDVFHDLRKLEVLSTKSNGFVGRLPTSLSSCSMLTVLDLFNNSLGGRIDLDFRRFDRLTTLNLGWNRLQGLIPEALSSCKALKILNLSRNNLSGQVPEKLCRLRSLSFLNLNVNSLSNISQALGVLQECHNLRVLALASNFQGEEMPTTGIRGFQRLRAMSIGYCALTGRIPSWLRNCEELRVLGLPWNRLTGEIPSWFGRFDHLFLLDLANNSLYGEIPASLAELKSLMPEIPPQDGDDSSIEFPFYGWSSNQQILDGLKYKHYTDFPPAVNLSYNRLNGSILKEFGNLRYLHQLDLSRNNLSGSIPEELSSMVNLERLDLSFNNLSGSIPSSLTGLSFLSFFSVAFNHLRGLIPIGGQFSTFPCSSFEGNPGLYSDSLPFCEPVKATYPKEGDVDEDKIAFIWLPFSIGMASGFVFIVYVLMCCWQL, from the coding sequence ATGAGGGCCTCTCCGACGTATCCTTGCAATTGTATCCTCTTACTGCTACTGTTCCTCTTCTACTTGGAGACTGGCGCAACGAACGTCCATGATCAGAGCTGTAGCCCTAGTGATCTCAGAGCACTCTATGCTTTCGCACGCAGCCTCGACAGAGGAATCCGCGACTGGCCGGCTGCTAACTCCACCCGCTGCTGCGGTTGGCCCGGTGTCCGCTGTGCTCTGTTCTCGCTTAGCGCCGTAAGAGTCGCCGGTCTCGATTTGTCGGGGAAGGGCCTCGAAGGCGTCCTCTCACCATCCCTGGCAGGTTTGGACAAGCTGACCTTCCTCAACCTCTCAAGCAACTCCTTCCGAGGCTCCATCCCGCCGGAGCTGCTCCGCTTGAAGCTCTTGGAGGTGCTCGACCTCAGCAGCAACCACTTGTCGGGAGAGCTGCCACCGGGTATAGGCAACCTCTCGAACCTGTCCCGTTTGGTTGTCTCCAGCAACGGATTTACCGGGAACATTCCTGATGTGTTTCACGACCTGCGAAAGCTCGAGGTCCTCTCCACCAAATCTAATGGATTTGTCGGCCGACTGCCAACTTCGCTGTCCTCCTGTTCGATGCTTACGGTGCTTGATTTATTTAACAATTCTCTTGGCGGTCGCATCGACCTCGACTTTCGACGATTCGATCGTCTTACGACCCTCAACCTCGGATGGAATAGGTTGCAGGGGCTCATCCCCGAGGCTCTCTCTTCTTGCAAGGCATTGAAGATCTTGAATCTGTCTCGAAACAACCTTAGCGGACAGGTCCCAGAGAAGCTCTGCAGACTTCGGTCCCTCTCCTTCTTGAATCTGAATGTCAATAGCCTCTCCAATATCTCGCAGGCTTTAGGAGTTCTTCAGGAGTGCCATAACCTGAGGGTTCTTGCTCTTGCCTCGAACTTCCAAGGTGAGGAAATGCCGACGACCGGAATCCGGGGATTCCAAAGATTGCGTGCCATGAGCATCGGTTATTGTGCTTTGACTGGTCGTATCCCCTCATGGCTGAGGAATTGCGAAGAGTTGAGAGTTCTGGGTTTACCATGGAACCGTTTGACCGGAGAAATACCGTCATGGTTTGGAAGGTTTGATCATCTCTTTTTGTTGGACTTGGCAAATAACTCGCTCTACGGGGAGATCCCTGCTTCCTTGGCAGAGCTAAAGAGCCTTATGCCAGAGATTCCTCCGCAAGATGGCGATGATTCTTCCATTGAATTCCCGTTCTATGGATGGAGCAGCAATCAACAGATTCTCGACGGACTGAAGTATAAACATTATACAGACTTTCCACCAGCAGTGAATTTGAGTTATAACAGATTGAATGGATCAATTTTGAAGGAGTTTGGAAATCTGAGGTATCTTCATCAGCTGGATCTAAGTCGGAACAACTTGTCAGGTTCCATTCCAGAGGAACTGTCAAGCATGGTCAATttggagaggttggatttgtcttTCAACAATCTGTCAGGGAGCATTCCATCCTCCCTCACcgggctttcttttctttcctttttcagtGTAGCTTTCAATCACTTACGAGGACTAATTCCAATAGGAGGTCAGTTCTCGACCTTCCCCTGTTCTAGCTTCGAAGGAAATCCAGGTCTCTACAGTGATTCGTTGCCTTTCTGCGAACCTGTGAAGGCAACGTATCCGAAGGAAGGTGATGTCGATGAAGATAAAATTGCTTTCATTTGGTTGCCATTTTCCATTGGAATGGCATCAGGTTTTGTGTTTATCGTTTACGTTTTGATGTGTTGCTGGCAATTATGA
- the LOC135668804 gene encoding protein kinase STUNTED-like isoform X2, whose protein sequence is MVNEAKLCDAMKVVVGVNQHCALVGSASLAKYCAKKLPPTTAVIAIQDGKIVFEREVAKPSQGEEPRTLHPSTVIKHKAISPSSTKKADVGTTVLAQKKMAEARLGWPLLGRGVPKHLEASREEVSRKMSVVQWVMNLPNRSLSFTTLQLDLIQELKTILGHTNSNCRWFQYDELRSSTNQFCSGNVIGNGGSSRVYRGRLPNGRHVAIKSSKLSEEASRDFLSEFNIITKLDHKLIVPLIGICVEDNTLLSVYNYFPTGSLEENLHGKDANSALPWDLRYKVATGVAEALSYLHNGCSNPVVIHRDVKSSNILLTDEFEPQLSDFGLAIWAPTTSTCLTHDDVVGTFGYLAPEYFMYGKVSDKIDVFAFGVVLLELLTGRRPISDDNPKGQESLVMWATPILERGDFMELLDPTVRENYDEVQMRRIALAASLCTTRRACLRPRMREILSLLQGEEEIEAWIGCHIDATSNRLDCQDDEAFPSSSVGSHIGVALLDVDEDDASLSSFDQSNLGSLEEYLRDRWSRSSSFD, encoded by the exons ATGGTGAACGAAGCCAAGCTCTGTGATGCCATGAAAGTTGTGGTCGGAGTAAACCAGCACTGCGCTTTGGT GGGATCAGCTTCACTAGCTAAGTATTGTGCCAAGAAGCTCCCTCCAACCACTGctgtaattgcaatacaagacgGAAAGATCGTCTTCGAAAGGGAAGTCGCTAAACCATCTCAAG GAGAAGAACCAAGAACCTTGCATCCAAGCACCGTCATAAAACACAAAGCAATTAGCCCAAGTTCTACGAAGAAGGCAGATGTCGGAACCACAGTCCTAGCGCAGAAGAAGATGGCAGAAGCAAGGCTGGGCTGGCCCTTGCTGGGGAGAGGAGTACCAAAGCACCTGGAAGCATCGAGGGAAGAAGTTTCAAGGAAGATGTCTGTCGTCCAATGGGTCATGAACCTTCCGAATAGATCTCTGTCATTCACCACGCTGCAGCTGGATCTAATTCAGGAGCTGAAGACCATCCTCGGCCACACCAACTCCAATTGCAGATGGTTTCAATACGATGAACTTCGTAGTTCAACCAATCAGTTCTGTTCAG GGAATGTGATCGGGAACGGAGGGAGCAGCCGAGTCTACAGAGGACGCCTTCCAAATGGCCGGCATGTAGCCATAAAATCGTCAAAGCTTTCCGAAGAAGCATCAAGGGATTTCCTTTCGGAGTTTAACATCATCACTAAGCTGGATCATAAGCTCATCGTTCCACTGATCGGCATCTGTGTTGAGGACAACACTCTTCTTTCGGTTTACAATTACTTCCCCACCGGAAGTTTAGAGGAAAACCTCCATG GAAAGGATGCTAATTCTGCGCTCCCTTGGGACCTGAGATATAAGGTGGCGACTGGGGTTGCTGAGGCTCTCAGCTACCTGCACAATGGCTGTTCCAACCCAGTGGTAATTCACAGAGATGTGAAGTCCTCCAACATTCTGCTCACTGATGAATTCGAGCCTCAG TTATCTGATTTTGGCTTAGCTATCTGGGCACCGACAACTTCAACCTGCCTGACACACGACGATGTCGTcgggacgtttgg ATACCTTGCTCCAGAGTACTTCATGTATGGGAAGGTCAGCGACAAGATCGATGTCTTTGCTTTCGGTGTCGTTCTGCTTGAGCTGTTGACAGGAAGAAGACCAATCAGTGACGACAACCCTAAAGGCCAAGAAAGCTTGGTGATGTGG GCGACACCGATACTAGAGAGAGGGGATTTCATGGAACTGTTGGATCCCACTGTAAGAGAGAACTATGATGAGGTCCAAATGAGAAGAATCGCTTTAGCTGCATCTCTTTGCACCACGAGGAGAGCGTGCCTTCGACCTCGGATGAGGGAG ATACTGAGCCTTCTGCAAGGGGAAGAGGAAATCGAGGCATGGATAGGCTGCCACATCGATGCTACCTCGAACAGGTTGGATTGCCAGGATGATGAAGCTTTTCCATCTTCGAGCGTCGGGTCGCATATCGGCGTGGCATTGCTTGATGTTGATGAAGATGATGCATCACTCAGCAGCTTTGACCAGAGCAACCTTGGTTCTCTGGAAGAGTACCTGAGAGATCGGTGGAGCCGTTCCTCAAGCTTTGATTAG
- the LOC103983426 gene encoding SKP1-like protein 3 yields the protein MITLRSSDGQEFRLEMEACMMSEILTFVFDDCGTEREVTLPNVNGETLKKVIEYLKKHTESTSKWPDDDELKAWDDEFMKVDTNTLHDLLKASNYLIIQDLLDLCVKTTAELMRGKRVEDIREIFNIKSDFTKEEEAEIGKANRWAFR from the exons ATGATCACACTGAGGAGCTCGGACGGCCAGGAGTTCAGGTTGGAGATGGAAGCATGCATGATGTCTGAGATACTCACGTTCGTCTTCGACGACTGCGGCACGGAGAGAGAAGTTACTCTACCCAACGTCAATGGCGAGACCCTGAAAAAAGTCATCGAGTACTTGAAGAAGCACACAGAATCCACCTCCAAATGGCCTGATGACGACGAGCTCAAGGCATGGGACGATGAGTTCATGAAGGTCGACACGAACACCCTCCACGACCTACTGAAA GCATCCAATTATTTGATCATCCAAGACCTGTTGGATTTGTGTGTGAAGACAACCGCAGAACTAATGAGAGGGAAAAGAGTAGAGGACATCCGTGAGATCTTCAATATAAAGAGTGATTTCACCAAAGAAGAAGAGGCGGAGATCGGAAAAGCCAACCGGTGGGCGTTTAGATGA
- the LOC135668856 gene encoding heavy metal-associated isoprenylated plant protein 26-like, with protein sequence MGFLEHISEICSFPSSHNKFKKTNQLQTVEIKVRMDCEGCERKVRKAVEGMKGVSSVEIEPKQHKVTVVGYVDPKKVIRRVAWKTGKKAEPWPYVPYDVVAHPYAPGAYDKKAPPGYVRNVVDDPAAAPLARASSTEVKYTTAFSDDNPNNCSVM encoded by the exons ATGGGCTTTCTGGAACACATCTCTGAGATCTGTTCGTTCCCGAGCAGTCACAACAAGTTCAAGAAGACGAACCAGTTGCAG ACGGTGGAGATAAAGGTGAGGATGGACTGCGAAGGGTGCGAGAGGAAGGTCAGGAAAGCAGTGGAAGGCATGAAAG GGGTGAGCAGCGTAGAGATCGAGCCTAAGCAGCACAAGGTGACGGTGGTAGGGTACGTGGACCCGAAGAAGGTGATAAGGAGGGTGGCGTGGAAGACGGGGAAGAAGGCGGAGCCGTGGCCGTACGTACCGTACGACGTCGTAGCCCACCCCTACGCGCCGGGGGCCTACGACAAGAAGGCGCCGCCGGGGTACGTGCGGAACGTGGTGGACGACCCGGCCGCGGCCCCGCTCGCCCGCGCGAGCTCCACGGAGGTGAAGTACACCACGGCGTTCAGCGACGACAACCCCAACAACTGCAGCGTCATGTGA
- the LOC103983424 gene encoding phytosulfokine receptor 1-like has translation MRASPTYPCNCILLPLLFLFYLETGATNVHDQSCSPSDLRALYAFARSLDRGIRDWPAANSTRCCGWPGVRCALFSLGAVRVVGLDLSGKGLEGVLSPSLAGLDKLSFLNLSSNSFRGSIPPELLRLKLLEVLDLSNNHLSGELPPGIGNLSNLSRLVVSSNAFTGNIPDVFHDLRKLEVLSAKSNGFIGRLPSSLSSCSMLTVLDLFNNSLGGRIDLDFRRFDRLTTLNLGWNSLHGLIPEALSSCKALKILNLSRNNLSGQVPEKLCRLRSLSFLNLDSNSLSNISQALGVLQGCHNLRVLGLASNFQGEEMPTTGIRGFQRLRAMNIGYCALTGRIPSWLRNCEELRVLGLPWNRLTGEIPSWFGRFDHLFLLDLANNSLYGEIPASLAELKSLTSEIPPQDGVDFSIEFPFFGWSSNQQILEPLKNQQMYKHYTDFPPAVILSYNRLNGSILKEFGNLRYLHRLDLSRNNLSGSIPEELSSMVNLERLDLSFNNLSGSIPSSLTGLSFLSFFSVAFNHIRGLIPIGGQFSTFPCSSFEGNPGLYSVSLPFCEPVKATYPKEGDVDEDKIAFIGLPFAIGVASGFVFIVYVLMCCWQL, from the coding sequence ATGAGGGCTTCTCCGACGTATCCTTGTAACTGTATCCTCTTGCCGCTACTTTTCCTCTTTTACTTGGAGACTGGCGCAACGAACGTCCATGATCAGAGCTGTAGCCCTAGTGATCTCAGAGCACTCTATGCTTTCGCACGCAGCCTCGACAGAGGAATCCGCGACTGGCCGGCTGCTAACTCCACCCGCTGCTGCGGTTGGCCCGGGGTCCGCTGTGCTCTGTTCTCGCTTGGCGCCGTAAGAGTCGTCGGTCTCGATCTGTCGGGGAAGGGCCTCGAAGGCGTCCTCTCACCATCCCTGGCTGGTTTGGACAAGCTGAGCTTCCTCAACCTCTCAAGCAACTCCTTCCGAGGCTCCATCCCGCCGGAGCTGCTCCGCTTGAAGCTCTTGGAGGTGCTCGACCTCAGCAACAACCACTTGTCGGGAGAGTTGCCACCGGGTATAGGCAACCTCTCGAACCTGTCCCGTTTGGTTGTCTCCAGCAACGCATTTACCGGGAACATTCCTGATGTGTTTCACGACCTGCGAAAGCTCGAGGTCCTCTCCGCCAAATCTAATGGATTTATCGGCCGACTGCCATCTTCGCTGTCCTCCTGTTCGATGCTTACGGTGCTTGATTTATTTAACAATTCGCTTGGCGGTCGCATCGACCTCGACTTTCGACGATTCGATCGTCTTACCACCCTCAACCTCGGATGGAATAGTTTGCACGGGCTCATCCCCGAGGCTCTCTCTTCTTGCAAGGCATTGAAGATCTTGAATCTGTCTCGAAACAACCTTAGCGGACAGGTCCCAGAGAAGCTCTGCAGACTTCGGTCCCTCTCCTTCTTGAATCTGGATTCCAATAGCCTCTCCAATATCTCGCAGGCTTTAGGAGTTCTTCAGGGGTGCCATAACCTGAGGGTTCTTGGTCTTGCCTCGAACTTCCAAGGTGAGGAAATGCCGACGACCGGAATCCGGGGATTCCAAAGATTGCGTGCCATGAACATCGGTTATTGTGCTTTGACTGGTCGTATCCCCTCATGGCTGAGGAATTGCGAAGAGTTGAGAGTTCTGGGTTTACCATGGAACCGTTTGACCGGAGAAATACCGTCATGGTTTGGAAGGTTTGATCATCTCTTTTTGTTGGACTTGGCAAATAACTCGCTCTACGGGGAGATCCCTGCTTCCTTGGCAGAGCTAAAGAGCCTTACGTCAGAGATTCCTCCGCAGGATGGCGTTGACTTTTCCATTGAATTCCCGTTCTTTGGATGGAGCAGCAATCAACAGATTCTTGAGCCACTTAAGAATCAACAGATGTATAAACATTATACAGACTTTCCACCAGCAGTGATTTTGAGTTATAACAGATTGAATGGATCAATTTTGAAGGAGTTTGGAAATCTGAGGTACCTTCATCGGCTGGATCTAAGTCGGAACAATTTGTCAGGTTCCATTCCAGAAGAACTGTCAAGCATGGTCAATttggagaggttggatttgtcttTCAACAATTTATCAGGGAGCATTCCATCCTCCCTCACcgggctttcttttctttcctttttcagtGTAGCTTTCAATCACATACGAGGACTAATTCCAATTGGAGGTCAGTTCTCGACCTTCCCCTGTTCTAGCTTCGAAGGAAATCCAGGTCTCTACAGTGTTTCGTTGCCTTTCTGCGAACCTGTGAAGGCAACGTATCCGAAGGAAGGTGACGTCGATGAAGATAAAATTGCTTTCATTGGGTTGCCATTCGCCATTGGAGTGGCATCAGGTTTTGTGTTTATCGTTTACGTTTTGATGTGTTGCTGGCAATTATGA
- the LOC135672203 gene encoding SKP1-like protein 1A — MASEEGKKMITLKSMDGQEFQVEKEACAISEMIKFVSDDCDTEDVIPVANIRGNILAKVVEYMKKHLEFASKKRSSDAGKEIAEGNEELVDVDEEIKAWNNDFIKDVDTDTLYFLLIASDYLSIKGLLDLGVKKAADLIRGKSPEQIRTTFNIQNDFTPEEEAEFRKEYSWVFDEGI; from the exons ATGGCTTCTGAAGAGGGGAAGAAGATGATCACGTTGAAGAGCATGGATGGACAGGAGTTCCAGGTGGAGAAAGAAGCATGCGCGATCTCGGAGATGATCAAGTTTGTTTCCGATGACTGCGATACCGAAGACGTAATTCCTGTGGCCAACATCCGTGGTAATATCCTGGCAAAAGTCGTCGAGTACATGAAGAAGCATTTGGAATTCGCCTCCAAAAAGCGGAGTTCGGATGCTGGCAAGGAGATCGCGGAAGGTAACGAGGAGCTCGTGGACGTTGATGAGGAGATCAAGGCATGGAACAATGACTTCATCAAGGACGTCGATACAGACACCCTCTACTTCCTATTGATC GCATCCGACTACTTGAGCATCAAAGGCTTGCTGGATTTAGGTGTTAAGAAGGCTGCAGACCTAATAAGGGGGAAATCACCCGAGCAGATCCGCACTACCTTTAATATACAGAATGATTTCACCCCCGAGGAAGAGGCTGAGTTCAGAAAAGAGTATTCATGGGTTTTTGATGAAGGGATATAG
- the LOC135668804 gene encoding protein kinase STUNTED-like isoform X1 yields the protein MMVEKGAFDQGKGKERCVLVGLQMDANGKELLNWAMSRVAEQGDRVMAVHVCRDSDLKNTTTLSLIRQLDGYLAAYDGFCELKQVVLVGRVSRGNSIRKVMVNEAKLCDAMKVVVGVNQHCALVGSASLAKYCAKKLPPTTAVIAIQDGKIVFEREVAKPSQGEEPRTLHPSTVIKHKAISPSSTKKADVGTTVLAQKKMAEARLGWPLLGRGVPKHLEASREEVSRKMSVVQWVMNLPNRSLSFTTLQLDLIQELKTILGHTNSNCRWFQYDELRSSTNQFCSGNVIGNGGSSRVYRGRLPNGRHVAIKSSKLSEEASRDFLSEFNIITKLDHKLIVPLIGICVEDNTLLSVYNYFPTGSLEENLHGKDANSALPWDLRYKVATGVAEALSYLHNGCSNPVVIHRDVKSSNILLTDEFEPQLSDFGLAIWAPTTSTCLTHDDVVGTFGYLAPEYFMYGKVSDKIDVFAFGVVLLELLTGRRPISDDNPKGQESLVMWATPILERGDFMELLDPTVRENYDEVQMRRIALAASLCTTRRACLRPRMREILSLLQGEEEIEAWIGCHIDATSNRLDCQDDEAFPSSSVGSHIGVALLDVDEDDASLSSFDQSNLGSLEEYLRDRWSRSSSFD from the exons ATGATGGTGGAGAAGGGAGCCTTCGATCAGGGGAAGGGCAAAGAAAGATGCGTACTGGTGGGGCTGCAGATGGATGCCAATGGCAAGGAGTTGCTCAACTGGGCTATGAGCAGAGTAGCAGAGCAAGGCGACCGTGTCATGGCCGTCCATGTCTGCCGCGATTCAG ACCTCAAGAACACCACCACCCTTTCTCTGATCAGGCAGTTGGATGGGTATCTCGCAGCATACGATGGCTTCTGTGAGCTTAAGCAA GTTGTTTTAGTTGGTCGGGTGTCAAGGGGGAACTCGATTCGTAAGGTCATGGTGAACGAAGCCAAGCTCTGTGATGCCATGAAAGTTGTGGTCGGAGTAAACCAGCACTGCGCTTTGGT GGGATCAGCTTCACTAGCTAAGTATTGTGCCAAGAAGCTCCCTCCAACCACTGctgtaattgcaatacaagacgGAAAGATCGTCTTCGAAAGGGAAGTCGCTAAACCATCTCAAG GAGAAGAACCAAGAACCTTGCATCCAAGCACCGTCATAAAACACAAAGCAATTAGCCCAAGTTCTACGAAGAAGGCAGATGTCGGAACCACAGTCCTAGCGCAGAAGAAGATGGCAGAAGCAAGGCTGGGCTGGCCCTTGCTGGGGAGAGGAGTACCAAAGCACCTGGAAGCATCGAGGGAAGAAGTTTCAAGGAAGATGTCTGTCGTCCAATGGGTCATGAACCTTCCGAATAGATCTCTGTCATTCACCACGCTGCAGCTGGATCTAATTCAGGAGCTGAAGACCATCCTCGGCCACACCAACTCCAATTGCAGATGGTTTCAATACGATGAACTTCGTAGTTCAACCAATCAGTTCTGTTCAG GGAATGTGATCGGGAACGGAGGGAGCAGCCGAGTCTACAGAGGACGCCTTCCAAATGGCCGGCATGTAGCCATAAAATCGTCAAAGCTTTCCGAAGAAGCATCAAGGGATTTCCTTTCGGAGTTTAACATCATCACTAAGCTGGATCATAAGCTCATCGTTCCACTGATCGGCATCTGTGTTGAGGACAACACTCTTCTTTCGGTTTACAATTACTTCCCCACCGGAAGTTTAGAGGAAAACCTCCATG GAAAGGATGCTAATTCTGCGCTCCCTTGGGACCTGAGATATAAGGTGGCGACTGGGGTTGCTGAGGCTCTCAGCTACCTGCACAATGGCTGTTCCAACCCAGTGGTAATTCACAGAGATGTGAAGTCCTCCAACATTCTGCTCACTGATGAATTCGAGCCTCAG TTATCTGATTTTGGCTTAGCTATCTGGGCACCGACAACTTCAACCTGCCTGACACACGACGATGTCGTcgggacgtttgg ATACCTTGCTCCAGAGTACTTCATGTATGGGAAGGTCAGCGACAAGATCGATGTCTTTGCTTTCGGTGTCGTTCTGCTTGAGCTGTTGACAGGAAGAAGACCAATCAGTGACGACAACCCTAAAGGCCAAGAAAGCTTGGTGATGTGG GCGACACCGATACTAGAGAGAGGGGATTTCATGGAACTGTTGGATCCCACTGTAAGAGAGAACTATGATGAGGTCCAAATGAGAAGAATCGCTTTAGCTGCATCTCTTTGCACCACGAGGAGAGCGTGCCTTCGACCTCGGATGAGGGAG ATACTGAGCCTTCTGCAAGGGGAAGAGGAAATCGAGGCATGGATAGGCTGCCACATCGATGCTACCTCGAACAGGTTGGATTGCCAGGATGATGAAGCTTTTCCATCTTCGAGCGTCGGGTCGCATATCGGCGTGGCATTGCTTGATGTTGATGAAGATGATGCATCACTCAGCAGCTTTGACCAGAGCAACCTTGGTTCTCTGGAAGAGTACCTGAGAGATCGGTGGAGCCGTTCCTCAAGCTTTGATTAG